The following are encoded together in the Panicum virgatum strain AP13 chromosome 6K, P.virgatum_v5, whole genome shotgun sequence genome:
- the LOC120711361 gene encoding tryptophan decarboxylase 1-like: protein MGSIDANPAALEAFGGGVDGFQPLNADDVRSYLHKSVDFIYDYYKSVESLPVLPAVEPGYLRRLLQAAPPTSSAPFDVALKEVREAVVPGMTHWASPNFFAFFPSTNSAAAIAGELIASAMNTVGFTWQANPAATEMEVLALDWLAQLLRLPASFMSRGTGGGVILGTTSEAMLVTLVSARDAALRRIGSDGVAGITRLTVYAADQTHSTFFKACRLAGFDPANIKSIPTGADTDYALDPAKLLEIMQADVAAGLVPTYICATVGTTSSNAVDPVGAIADVAAVFNAWVHVDAAYAGSACICPEFRHHLAGVERVDSISMSPHKWLMTCLDCTCLWVRDTHRLTGSLETNPEYLKNDASDSGAVTDLKDMQVGVGRRFRGLKLWMVMRTYGAAKLQEHIRSDVAMARMFEDAVRADDRFEVVVPRNFALVCFRIKPQGAMTEEDAEAANRELMERLNRTGKAYLAHTAIGGKFVLRFAVGSSLQEERHVRSAWELIKKTTTEIIKGEM from the coding sequence ATGGGCAGCATTGACGCCAACCCCGCCGCCTTGGAGgcgttcggcggcggcgtcgatggcTTCCAGCCGCTCAACGCCGACGACGTCCGCTCCTACCTCCACAAGTCCGTCGACTTCATCTACGACTACTACAAGTCCGTCGAGTCCCTGCCAGTGCTACCTGCCGTCGAGCCGGGGTACCTCCGCCGCCTGCTGCAGGCCGCGCCGCCCACCTCCTCCGCGCCCTTCGACGTCGCCCTGAAGGAGGTCCGCGAGGCCGTGGTCCCGGGGATGACGCACTGGGCCAGCCCCAACTTCTTCGCCTTCTTCCCCTCCAccaacagcgccgccgccatcgccggggAGCTCATCGCCTCCGCCATGAACACCGTCGGATTCACGTGGCAGGCCaaccccgccgccaccgagaTGGAGGTGCTCGCGCTCGACTGGCTCGCGCAGCTCCTGCGCCTGCCGGCCAGCTTCATGAgccgcggcaccggcggcggcgtcatccTCGGCACCACCAGCGAGGCCATGCTCGTCACGCTCGTCTCGGCGCGCGACGCCGCCCTGCGCCGGATCGGCTCCGACGGCGTCGCTGGCATCACGAGGCTCACCGTGTACGCCGCCGACCAGACGCACTCCACCTTCTTCAAGGCGTGCCGCCTCGCCGGCTTCGACCCGGCCAACATCAAATCCATCCCGACAGGGGCAGACACCGACTACGCCCTCGATCCGGCGAAGCTGCTCGAGATCATGCAGGCCGACGTCGCCGCTGGCCTCGTGCCGACCTACATCTGCGCCACGGTCGGCACCACCTCTTCCAACGCCGTCGACCCTGTGGGCGCCATCGCCGATGTCGCCGCCGTGTTCAACGCGTGGGTGCATGTGGACGCCGCTTACGCCGGCAGCGCGTGCATCTGCCCGGAGTTCCGGCaccacctcgccggcgtcgagcgCGTGGACTCCATCAGCATGAGCCCGCACAAGTGGCTCATGACATGCCTCGACTGCACCTGCCTGTGGGTGCGCGACACGCACCGGCTCACCGGCTCGCTGGAGACCAACCCGGAGTACCTCAAGAACGACGCCAGCGACTCCGGCGCCGTCACCGACCTCAAGGACATGCAAGTCGGCGTCGGCCGCCGCTTCCGCGGGCTCAAGCTCTGGATGGTCATGCGCACCTACGGCGCCGCCAAGCTCCAGGAGCACATCCGGAGCGACGTCGCCATGGCCAGGATGTTCGAGGACGCCGTGCGCGCCGACGACCGGTTCGAGGTCGTGGTGCCGAGGAACTTCGCGCTGGTCTGCTTCAGAATCAAGCCCCAGGGCGCCATGACGGAGGAGGACGCCGAAGCGGCCAACCGCGAGCTCATGGAGCGCCTGAACAGGACCGGGAAGGCGTACCTGGCGCACACGGCGATCGGCGGCAAGTTTGTGCTGCGGTTCGCGGTGGGGTCGTCGCTGCAGGAGGAGAGGCACGTGCGAAGCGCGTGGGAGCTCATCAAGAAGACGACCACCGAGATCATCAAGGGAGAGATGTAG
- the LOC120713868 gene encoding tryptophan decarboxylase 1-like, with protein MGSLDTTPAAFSAFGDDAGSSFQPLNPEDVRAYLHKAVDFISDYYKSVESLPVLPDVKPGYLQRELQAAPPASSAPFDVAMKELRAAVVPGMTHWASPNFFAFFPSTNSAAAIAGDLIASAMNTVGFTWQANPAATEMEVLALDWLAQLLRLPASFMSRGTGGGVILGTTSEAMLVTLVSARDAALRRIGSEGVSGLPRLAVYAADQTHSTFFKACRLAGFDPANIRSIPTGADTDYALDPAKLLEIMQADVAAGLVPTYICATVGTTSSNAVDPVGAIADVAAVFNAWVHVDAAYAGSACICPEFRHHLAGVERVDSISMSPHKWLMTCLDCTCLWVRDTHRLTGSLETNPEYLKNDASESGAVTDLKDMQVGVGRRFRGLKLWMVMRTYGAAKLQEHIRSDVAMAKMFEDNVRSDDRFEVVVPRNFALVCFRIKPSRGMTEEDADEANRELMERLNRTGKAYLAHTVVGGKFVLRFAVGSSLQEERHVRSAWELIKKTTAEIMQETYASI; from the coding sequence ATGGGCAGCTTGgacaccaccccggccgccttCTCCGCCTTCGGCGACGACGCCGGATCATCGTTCCAGCCGCTCAACCCCGAGGACGTCCGCGCCTACCTCCACAAGGCCGTCGACTTCATCTCCGACTACTACAAGTCCGTCGAGTCCCTGCCCGTGCTCCCCGACGTCAAGCCGGGCTACCTGCAGCGCGAGCtgcaggccgcgccgccggcctcctccgccccctTCGACGTCGCCATGAAGGAGCTCAGGGCCGCCGTCGTCCCGGGCATGACCCACTGGGCCAGCCCCAACTTCTTCGCATTCTTCCCCTCCAccaacagcgccgccgccatcgccggcgacctcATCGCCTCCGCCATGAACACGGTCGGATTCACGTGGCAGGCCAACCCTGCCGCCACCGAGATGGAGGTGCTCGCGCTCGACTGGCTCGCGCAGCTCCTGCGCCTGCCGGCCAGCTTCATGAgccgcggcaccggcggcggcgtcatccTCGGCACCACCAGCGAGGCCATGCTCGTCACCCTCGTCTCGGCGCGCGACGCCGCCCTGCGCCGGATCGGCTCCGAGGGCGTCTCCGGGCTGCCGCGCCTCGCCGTGTACGCCGCCGACCAGACCCACTCCACCTTCTTCAAGGCCTGCCGCCTCGCCGGCTTCGACCCGGCCAACATCCGGTCCATCCCCACCGGGGCAGACACCGACTACGCCCTCGATCCGGCGAAACTGCTCGAGATCATGCAGGCCGACGTCGCCGCTGGCCTCGTGCCGACCTACATCTGCGCCACGGTCGGCACCACCTCTTCCAACGCCGTCGACCCTGTGGGCGCCATCGCCGATGTCGCCGCCGTGTTCAACGCGTGGGTGCATGTGGACGCCGCTTACGCCGGCAGCGCGTGCATCTGCCCGGAGTTCCGGCaccacctcgccggcgtcgagcgCGTGGACTCCATCAGCATGAGCCCGCACAAGTGGCTCATGACATGCCTCGACTGCACCTGCCTGTGGGTGCGCGACACGCACCGGCTCACCGGCTCGCTGGAGACCAACCCGGAGTACCTCAAGAACGACGCCAGCGAGTCCGGCGCCGTCACCGACCTCAAGGACATGCAAGTCGGCGTCGGCCGCCGCTTCCGCGGGCTCAAGCTCTGGATGGTCATGCGCACCTACGGCGCCGCCAAGCTCCAGGAGCACATCCGGAGCGACGTTGCCATGGCCAAGATGTTCGAGGACAATGTCAGGTCCGATGACAGGTTCGAGGTGGTCGTGCCGAGGAACTTCGCGCTCGTCTGTTTCAGGATCAAGCCCAGTCGCGGCATGACggaggaggacgccgacgaGGCCAACCGTGAGCTCATGGAGCGCCTGAACAGGACCGGGAAGGCGTACCTGGCGCACACGGTGGTCGGCGGCAAGTTCGTGCTGCGATTCGCGGTGGGGTCGTCGCTGCAGGAGGAGAGGCACGTCCGGAGCGCGTGGGAGCTCATCAAGAAGACGACCGCCGAGATCATGCAGGAGACATATGCAAGTATATAA